TTGAGCAAGAAGAAACAGCCTTACAATATGCTTTAAGAAGTAAAAATAAATCGCTGGCTAGTTCGCATATTCTTCAAAAAGAAAATTTAGAAAGACAGAAAAAAGAATTTGAAGCTCTATATGCCCAAGTATTACAAACTTGGCAACAGATGGAGCTTCAAAAGCAAAAACTAACACTTCAACTTCAAGAACTCAAAACAAAGGAAGTCTTGCTAACCAACAGACTTCAAAATGCTAAAAATCAAAGGGAATTACAGCTTGTTTTAGATGATTTGGAAATTTCTGATGAGATAGATTTGTTTGAAGACAAAGTAAATCAAGCACAAATAGAAGTTGATTTGGTAGATGGCGTATTAGACATCGAAAATCAAATGGAAGGCTTGCAAGCAAATTCATTAGACGAACTAGATAAAAAATTTGATGCCTATCAGCAAAAAGAACAAGACAAAATTCAAGAAAAACAACGCAAAAGGGTAGAACAAATTTTTAGTAGAAATGAGAATAAAACGCAAGCACAGAAAGCTGATGAAAAAAAACAGCTGGAAGAAAAAAGAAAACAACTTTTAGAACAGTTTAAAGAAACGCATCACAAAACGGTAAACGAAAGCGACAACCAAAAGCTACAAGATGACATAAAAGCTCATTTTGAGAAAGCTAACGCAAAAGAAGATAAAAGCAGTGTTTTGAATGATTTTTTTTCTCAAACAGAAAAGACAGAAAAAGAAGATACTTCAAAAAAATCTGTTATTGATGATTTTTTTAATCAAGATGAAAAACAACAGGGTGAAAAACCAACCCAACAAAAAAATCAGAAAACAGAACAAGAGCTAACTAAAGAAGAACAAATGAAAAAGTTTTTTGGGAAATAATTCTATTAGCTTTTAATGCTAAAGGCTGACAGGAGCAAAAATTTTTTAATATTTAACAACGTACGACAGTAAACTATTTTAATTTTTAAAACCACGAAAAAAATGGCAATCTCGCTAAAAAAAGGAGGACGTTTCAACCTCTCTAAAAATGAACCTAGTTTGGAAAAAGTAATGGTCGGACTTGGCTGGGAAATGAAGTCTGGCGCAAAGCTAGACCTAGATGTTTCTGTTTTTATGGTCGGAGCTTCAGGCAAACTTCCTGCTGATGAATATTTTGTTTTTTATAACAATTTAAAATCTCCAGACGGCTCTATACAACATACAGGCGACAACCGAACAGGCGATGGAGAGGGAGATGATGAAATGGTTTTGGCAAACTTACCTCTAGTGTCTTCTGACGTAAAAGAACTTATTTTTGTGGCTTCTATCCACGAAGCAGCTACTCGTCGTCATAACTTCGGACTTTTGAGAGATGCTTATATCAGAGTAGTAGATGTTAGTTCGGACAGAGAAATTTTGCGTTACGATTTGGATGAAGAATTTGGTTCAAACACTGATGTAGAGTTTGGAAGGTTAGTTAGAGAAAATGGAGAATGGTCGTTTGTAGCGTCTGGAATGGGCGAAAATGGAGGTTTACAGACCTTTGTAGATAAGTACGCATAAAATTCAATTCAGATTTTTGAATGTAGATTTTAGATTAGATATATATTTCATTCTAAAATCTACACTTCATAGTCAAAGGCAAGCCGTTTGACCTACGATTAATTCTAAATTGGTTTTCAATTCTAAAATCTTAAATCACAACTCTAAATTTATATAAATGAGCATATCACTAAATAAAAAAACAGGCATCAATCTTAAAAAAGGAAGTTCAATTTCTTTAGAAAAAGCAGGAAAAACCTATGACCGAATTTGTATTGGCGTAAACTGGGGGATGATAAAAACAAAACAACTTTTTGGTTTAGTTTCTAGCAATGAAAGTGTAGATTTAGATGGTAGTGTTGCCGTTTTTGATGCAGAAGGAAACCGAATAGATTTGGTATATTATTCTTCACTTATTTCAAAAGACAAAGCCATTGTGCATAGTGGCGACGACAGACAAGGCGATAGCAAGGCTGATGATTTTGATAATGAAGTTATTGAAATCGAACTCAACAAAATTGATGTCCGTGCTACCCAATTAATCTTTTTCCTAAATTCCTATAAAGGACAAGATTTTGCTGAAATTCCTTATTCTAAAATCCGAATTTTTGAAGGTAATAAGAGAGAGGTAAGAGAAGTTTTGGCAACATTTAATCTTTCTTCTGAACCCAAATTTGCAGGACATACTTCTATGGTAATGGGAAAAATGATGCGCCATGCATCTGGAAAATGGGAGTTTAAAGCCATTGGAGAAGCGATTCGTGCGCCACACATGAGCCAAACTTTAGATATTATTGCCAACGAATATTTATAACCAAGTCAAATTATAGCCATTTAATTATTATTTCAATAACTAATCTCGTAAAATTATGTCAATAAGACTTTCAAAGGGAAGCACCCTCAACCTTACCAAAAAAGAACCCAGCCTAGAAAAAATAATGATAGGATTGGGCTGGGAAATGAAAACCTCCAACAAATTAGATTTAGATGTTTCTATGTTTATGATTGGAGAAAATGGAAAACTTATCTCTGATGAATACTTGGTTTTCTATAACAACTTAAAATCTCCAGATGGTGCGGCGCAACACTTGGGCGACAACCGAACAGGAGACGGAGATGGAGACGATGAAATGATTTTGGTAAATTTAGCCACTATAAACCCAGCCGTAACAGAACTTATTTTGGCTGTTACAATTCATGAAGCTGAAACACGTCGCCATAACTTTGGACTATTGAAAGATGCTTATATTCGAATTGTGGATGTCAAAACTGACAGACAGGTTCTTATCTATGACCTTGATGAAGAATTTCCAACCGATACAAATGTAGAGTTCGGAAGGTTAGTAAAACAAAATAACGAATGGTCTTTTGTGGCTTCTGGTGTAGGAGGTAAAGAAGGTTTACAAGGGTATGTGGATAGATATGCTTAAAAAAATGAGTAGAAACAGTTTGTAGTGTTTTGATTCTACAAACTGTTTTTTGTTTTGGACTCAGTTTGTTTCTTGTAGTTGTAACGAGATATAAATTCAAGTCCCTTAAAGAAACTAAATAGTATGGTAAGACCAATAAAAAAGAATAGGATATAAATTAGCATAGGAATATGATATTTTTTTGGCAATAATTTTTATATCATTCCAATTCCAAAACTAAATCCAATTTTTAATTTATTTTAATAAAACACACTAAACTGCTTGTTTTCAGTGATTTGTTGTTTTTATCTCTTGAAGCATTAGCTTAATTATTATCCAAAATGAAAATGATTTTTTTCAAAATGAAGTAAAAAAAGAAAATTTTATTCACTTCTCTAGTGCTATTTTTACTCTCAAAATCCCTGCAACACTAATCGCATCTGTGATGTCTCCTCTCAAAACCATCTGATAGACTTCTTCAAAAGGTAGTTTTCTGATAGCTAAATTTTCTGTTTCTTCAGGCTGCATTTCTCCTTGTTCTAGTTCTTGTGCCAAAAAAACATATCCTACTTCATCACAAATAGAATTAGAAGTATGAAGCTTCATAAGTTTTTGCCATTTTTTTGCTTTTAATCCTGTTTCTTCTTCTAGTTCTCGTTGAGCGTGCAATAAATAATCCTCTGTAGGTGCGCCTCCCATCGGAATTTCCCAAGAATATTCGTTGAGGGCATAACGCCATTGTCCTACCAAATAGGTGTTGTTGTCTTTATCTAAGGGCACAATTCCGATAGCTGCATTTTTAAAATGTACTACACCATAGATTCCATTATTTCCACTTGGATTAATGACTTTATTTTCTTCTACATGAATCCAGTTGTTTTCATAAACCGTTTCCGTAGAGAGTGTTTTCCAGTCGTTTTTTTCATTCATAAACTTATATTTTTTTTATAACACATAGAAACATAGTACCACAGAGGGAAATACCATAGATTTTTTGGTTATCTAAACTACAAAAATTGCATTTCCTTCAATTCTTTACGAACTTTGCAGCCTAATTTATTTAGTTTGTAATTAGTCTAAATAATCTCAAACAATTAGTTATAATTTCAGATTATCAGAGTTAGATATTTTGTTACAAACATAAAATCGAAAAGAAACAAACAACAGCAATGCTAAATATAAACAACTTACAAGCTAGTATCGATACAGGTGCAGGCGAAAAAGAAATCTTGAAAGGACTTAATCTTGAAGTAAAGGCTGGCGAAGTTCACGCTATTATGGGACCTAATGGTTCTGGAAAAAGTACGTTAGCTTCAGTTTTAGCAGGAAGAGAAGACTATGAAGTTACAGGAGGAAGCATCGATTTTGAAGGAAAGGATTTGTTAGAACTTGCTCCTGAAGAGCGTGCTGGCGAAGGAATATTTTTAGCATTTCAACACCCAATAGAAATACCAGGAGTGAGCAATGCTACTTTTATGAAAACGGCTGTCAATGAAATTCGTAAATACAAAGGACAGGAAGAACTAGATGCAGTTTCATTCTTAAAATTGATGAAATCAAAAGCTGCTGAAATGGAATTAGATTCTTCACTTCTGACAAGAGCTTTAAACGAAGGTTTTTCTGGTGGAGAGAAGAAAAAGAATGAGATTTTCCAAATGGCTATGTTAGAACCAAAATTAGCTGTTTTAGATGAGACAGATTCAGGATTAGATATTGATGCACTCCAAATTGTAGCCAGTGGAATAAATCGCTTCAAAAGCAAAGATAATGCTGTAATTATAGTTACGCATCATCAGCGTTTGCTAGATTATATAGCACCAGATTTTGTACATGTTTTATATAAAGGGCGTATTGTAAAATCGGGTACAAAAGAGCTTGCTTTAGAGCTAGAAGCAAAAGGATATGGTTGGATAAAAGAAGAAGTGGATTCAGTTACCAGTAATCAGTAATCAGTTACCAGTTTTTATTCTGTTTTATCTTTCTTATGATAAAGTGTATTTCAATTAATAATTAATCACTTATCACTAATCACTACCTCATGACAACACTACTAGACGATATAAAATCTACTTTTTTAGCTCCTTTTGAAGAACTGGCTGAAAAGTTGAGCGATAATACAAATACAGACAAAATTTCTCAAGGCAAAAAGGCAGCTTTAGAAGCCATTAAAAGAAATCAGTTTCCTACTACGAAAAATGAAGAATGGAAATATACAGATATAAAACCAATTACTTCCAATAAATTTGATTTGCAAAGTAGAGAAGACTCTTTAAATGCAGATGTAGATTTAAACGACTTTGATTATTTTTTGAATAAAAATACAGCGTTAAAGTCTCATGTATTGGTTTTTATAAATGGCTATTTTTCTGCAAAACATTCATCTATTAAAGAAACAAGTAGTAAAATTTCTATAAAACCTCTTACAGAAACACATCCAAGCGACGAAGTTTTTGAAAAATTTCTCATTGATTTGAATAACGATTCTGTCAGTATTTTTTCAGACATAAATACAGCTTTTGCTACCGACGGTTATGTTATTGAAGTAGCAAATAATGAAGAAGTAGAGCTTCCTGTTTTTGTGTATTTTGTAAATGATGCAAGCCATAAGAATACGCTCACTCAAGTCAGAAATTATATTTCAGTAGGAGAAAACAGCCGTTGTACAGTTGTAGAAAATTACATTACGAAGGGAGAAAATCCTAACCTTACTAATATTGTAACATCTGTAAATGTTGAGAAGTATGGAAATGTAAAGCATTACAAAATACAGGCAGATGCAAAAAGTCAGTTTCAAGTAGGTAGCACGCACGCTAAACAAGCTGATAACAGTAGCTTTACCAATACAACTATTTCTCTTGCAGGAAAACTTATTCGTAACGATTTGAGAATCACTTCGGGTGAACATTGTGAATCGTATATGAATGGTCTTTATCTTTTGAATGAAAAAACACATGTAGATAATCATACTGTTATTGACCATCAAAAGCCAAATTCGTACAGCAATGAAATCTATAAAGGCGTTTTGGATGAGAAATCAAGAGCTGTTTTTAATGGAAAAATATTTGTTCGTCAGCCAGCTCAAAAAACGAATGCATTTCAGTCTAACAAAAATATTTTACTTTCAGATGATGCCATTCTGAATACAAAACCACAATTAGAAATTTGGGCAGATGATGTAAAATGTTCGCACGGCGCAACGACGGGAAAACTAGACGAAGAAGCTCTATTTTATTTACAAGCTAGAGGTATTCCAAAACAAAAAGCAAAATCACTACTTCTTCAAGCCTTTGCTGAAGAGGTTTTGGAAAGTATAGAAATTGATGTTTTGAGGGAGTTTTTAGTAAGTGAAATTGAAAATCGTTTGAGTGTGTAGTATTTTGCTAAACACTAAGAATAGAAGATGAAAAATCCTTTTTGAATAAATTGCCTAAAACAGTTTATACAAAAAGGATTTTTTTTGCTAATTTTAAAAACACAAATCAATTTTTGCTTATGAAGCCCAAGACCTATTTTTCTAAAACAGAATTACTAAAAAATACTATCCTTTCTTTTGAAGTTTTAATATTGATTATTGTAGGAACGATTGGTATTATTCTAATTTTTAATAAAGAAACTTCTACAACAACGGATATTCTAGGATTGAGTATTGCTTTTTTGATTTTGATAATAATATGGACGTTAGTTCTCTTCTTTTATAGAAATTATGTTTTGAATGATATATTGAAACAATTACAAAAAAATAATTTTGAGGTGTTAGAGTTTACGCTTGCACCTACAAAAATAGAATTCCAAAAAAATCAAAAATCTTATCTCTTAACAACAGAAGACATAAGTTTGAGAAATATTGATTTTGTGCTAGAGCCAACGGATAGAGTAAAATCGAAACATAAGCAACAAAATAGCTGGAAAAGAGAATCAAGAACCTATTTTTATACGTCAAAGGTTATCCAAAAACTTCTTGATTTTGCAGAAAGTCAAAAATAAGAAAAAACCTTTTTGAATAAATTGCTTAAAACAGTTCTTTCAAAAAGGTTTTTAAAACTGATTACTGGTAATTACTTACTGGTTACCGTTTCTATTTCGCCTCTAGTTCAATAAACGGAATTATCATTTCCTCTAACGAGATACCTCCGTGCTGAAAAGTATCTTTGTAGTATTTGACGTAGTGATTATAATTGTTCGGATAAGCGAAAAAATAATCTTCTGTTGTGAATACAAAGCTCGTCGATACGTTTTGGCGAGGTAAGAAGAATTTTTCTGGGTCTTTGGCTACCAAAACATTTTTAGGGTTATAATTTAGGTTTTTACCTTGCTTGTAGCGCAAATTGGTGTTTGTGTTTCTGTCTCCTATGATTTTGTAAGGACGCTTCGTGCGAATTGTTCCGTGGTCAGTAGTAATAATCAAACGACCATTTACCTCTGCAATTTTCTTCAACATATCCCATAAAGGAGAGTGTAAAAACCACGACTTTGTAACCGAACGATAAGCTGCTTCGTCTGGCGCAAGTTCACGCACAAAAGCAGTATCCGTACGTGCGTGTGAGAGCATATCTACAAAGTTATAGACGATGACGTTGAGTTCGTTTTGTTGGAGATTACTAAAGTTTTCTACCAGTTGTTTTCCTTGATGATTTCTAAGGATTTTGTTGTAAGTTGTTTTTGTGTCTCCAAAACCAAATTCTTTCATTTGTCGGCGCAAAAACTCTTCTTCGTGGTTGTTTTTACCCTCATCATCTTGGTCTTCTACCCAAATATCAGAATGGTCTTCTGCCATTTCCAAAGGTAAAAGTCCAGAAAAAATAGCATTACGAGCATAAGCCGTAGTGGTTGGCAAGATAGAACAATATACTTTCTCTTCTTTGACTGTAAAGTATTCAGCTAAAAGCGATTCTACTATTTTCCATTGGTCGTAGCGTAAATTATCTATCAAGATAAAGAATAGAGGACGTTCTTCGTTGAGTTTTTTGTCTTCTAAAAGTGGAAAAACCCATTCGCCCATAATATCGTGAGACATCATTGGGTATTCGTCTTCAGTAGCGTCATTGAGCCAATATTCGTAATTGTTTTGAATAAATTTAGCAAAACTGATGTTAGCCTCTTCCTTTTGAGATTCCAAAATCTCTTGCATACTTTGGTTTTCGGTGTCTTCGATTTCAAGTTCCCAATAAATCAGTTTTTTATAGGCTTCTACCCACTCATCAAAATCTAAATCATCTTGAAAGGTCATGGAAAGATTCCTAAAATCTTGTTGGTAGCTCAGATTTGTCTTTTCAGTAACCAATCGTTTTTGGTCTAAAATCTTCTTTATAGAAAGCAAAATCTGATTTGGATTAACAGGCTTGATAAGATAATCAGCGATTTTTGCCCCAATGGCATCTTCCATAATATGCTCTTCTTCGCTCTTAGTTATCATAATAGCTGGAAGTGATGGACGAGTTGTTTTGATTGCTGTTAGGGTTTCTAAACCAGACATACCTGGCATATTTTCGTCTAAAAATACAATATCAAAGTTATTTTCTTCTACTGCTTCTAACGCATCTGTACCACTATTGACTGCCGTTACATCGTAGCCTTTCTTTTCTAAAAATAAAATATGAGGTTTGAGGAGTTCTATTTCGTCGTCTGCCCAAAGGATGGAATATCGTTGCATAAAAAATGGTTTTTAATTGATAATGGACAATTAAAAATGAATAATTGAATGAAAGTTTAATAAATTATTTTGGGTAGAAGTATTTCGTATTTGAAGTGGGGTTATTATCCTATAAAGTCTAGCAAATATACATTTTTTTGAACGCATAGCAATTTAAAGAACGATAAAACTGGGTTTTAGTTTTTTCTGATAATAAAATAAATTATAAGTAAAACAATAACGACTATAAAAAGCCCTAAAAATGGATAATTGATTCCTCCATGAATAAATTTCTCTTTTATCGCAGGTTCATACTTATTTTTATCTGTGTCTATTTCAACATCTTTTGGTTCGTTATTTTCGGTTGTAGTGGTTTTATCTTGAATAGATTTTGGCATTTTTTTTAGTTTAGCTAGAGAAAGTAAAGAGTCTGTATCAGTATTAATTTTATTCCAATTTATCTTTATTTGAGGAAATTCTTGTAGAAATTGTTTGTAAGAAAGATATGTTAGTCTGTCGTGATTAGTTTCCCTAGAAGTATCAGCAGGGTTTTCTATCTTTTCTTTAGCATATTTTTGTTTCAATTTTTGAGTTTCTTTTATTTTTTCATCAAGATAATCTGAATCATATTTGTAATAATTTTTGACCATCTTGTATAGAGCATTAGCGTACTCTACTGATTCTACATTTTCTGAACATTCGGCTAGTTCTATTAAAAGATGAGCCATTACATCATTAGGTGGAGAACTAAAAGGAAAACGCTCACGAAGTTGAATATTAATCTGTGTATAAACTTCTTTATCATTTTTTTGAGTTTCTGAAAGTGCTAAAATAGAATTTTGAGATAAGTAAGAAGGATTTTGAGTAATTTTTTGTTTTGCTTCCAATATTTTTACGTGTATCCATTCGCTTCCTCCGTGTGAGTTAGGATTGAGCTTAATTCCTTTTTTTATATACTTCAATGCGCTGTCTAATTCTGAATTGAGTTCATACGCTGTTCCCAAGTTTGCTACAATTTTATAATCATTAGGATAGTGATAATGCAATACTTGTAAAATATCTACAGCAATATCAGTTTTTCCTAGCTTCATTAAGGTAACTGAGTAATCAGATAAATATTTATAAGAATGCTCTTTTTCTAACTTTTTGTTAAGCTCACGCAGACTATTAAGGTGTTTTTGAGTATTGAAATTTTTATAAAAAAAATCTTTCAAAACATAAGTCATCTCGTGAGTATGTCCGTCTTTATCTGTGCCATAAAAATAATTTAAACAAGCCATAGAAGGATTGTAAAGCATACAGAGTATTAATAACAGCGAAAATAATTTCTTCATAACATGACTTTTAAAGTAAGGGAGTATTGATAAATATAATCAATTTTTTGTTCTACTTTTTATTTTGTATCCGAAGTTGTTTAATGTTTAAGAAGCTATGTTATTCGGTACTGACCTATCTGTCTAACATTGGTTTATTTAGGTCAGTTCATCAGATAGGACAATAAAAAACATACTTACTTAGTAGTAAGTAAAATATTTTTTGTAGTTTTGCGTTATGATACTATATCTAACTCAAAACATCTTTTTATTTTATGTCTAATATTGTTATAGCATCTCAATCTTATTCTTTAGATTACTTGGATAATAAACTAGCTACACTAGATACTAGAGAAAAAATAATCTATTTAGGAGAAGCTCTGTTTCAGCAGTTCGGATACAATGGTTTTAGTTATAAGCATATTGCCCAAAAATTAGGAATTAAAAATGCTGCCATTCATTATCATTTTCCATCGAAGGAAGATTTGGGAATAGCTATCATAGAACATGCAAGAGGTAAGTTACAACGTTGGAAAACAAAAACTGACGAATTACCTATTTCTGCTACTGAAAAACTGGAAAAATATATTGATGGTATGTATGGTTGGCAGATAGACAAAGGAAACAGAGTATGTTTGATGGCTGCTTCTGGAACAGATTTTTTTTCTATTCCCCCAACAATGCAAGAGAAAGCTCAATCTTTAGGATATTTTATACGTAATATGTATAGTGAAATATTGAAAGAAGGTAGAGAGAACAATGAGTTTTATTTTGAAGGTGAGCCTAAACATCAAGCTCTTAATATTTTATTTGCACTTCAAGGCTCTTTACTGAGTGCCAGACTACATGGCAAAGAAGTATATCAGATAGCTAAAAATCAAGTTTTTCTGAATTTGAAGGCTAAAAAATAAACACAAGGATTTTATAACAAACGACACGTTCAAATAAATTTTTCTTAATCAACTTACTTATTAGTAAGTATAAATTTAAAAATCTATGAATATCATTTTGCAACAGCTACTTAAAAAGCCTTTTTTTGGTAATTTCTTTGTTCAGAATTGGGAAAATCCATTACCAAGCATAGAACAAGAACAATGGAAGGAAATTAATTTCTTAAATCCAGACGGATTTATTTTGAAAGGTCTGTTTGCTCCTGCTCTTACACACGAACCCAAGGCAAGTATTTTGTGTGTTCCTCCAATGCTTAAATCTTCAAAAGGCTATTTTTTGAGCAGTGGTATTGCCAATTTTTTAAGAAAAAATGGTTACAATGTTTTTTTAATTGATTTGAACGGCTTTGGAGAAAGTCAGAATGGAAGTTTTGATTTTCCAGCTGATGTTTTGGCTGCAACAAAAGTTTTAGAAGAGCTTACACCATCTTTGCCCTTGGGATATTTTGGTATATCGCAGGGAGCAGCTTGGGGAATTTGTGCTTTAGCAAACCCTACTCATAGTTTCGAAACGGCTATTTTTGAAGCTCCTCTTACCTCTCTTCCAGAGTTTTGGAAACATTATCCTTTAGCTGCAAAAGTCTTGAAAGTGATGCAGTTTATAGACCCTGTAACAGAAAAAGAAAAATTAAGACCCATCAATAAGATTTCACATCTAAAAAATCTCAAAAATATACTTTTGATGTATGGCGATAAAGACATTCATACACCTATTGAAATGGGAAAACGCTTTAAAGACAAGGCAAATGTAGATACAGAACTTTTTATTTTTGAAAATGCAGCACATTTAGAACCTATTAAAAAATATCAAGGGCTTTATTTTGAAAAAGTAGTGAATCATTTTGATACAACTTTTGCTCCTTCAAATACTATTCGCTCTGAAGAGTATTATTTTGATACCGAACTTACTTATTAGTAAGTATATTCTTTGCTTCTTCTACCTTGTTTAACGCAGGGTAGGAGGATTTTTTTTATAAACTTTAAGGTGGTGTTACACAGAATATGATGACTATTTATATTTTATAGCTTGGTACAGACTATCGTAGGTGAGACACCAACAATGGCGAAAATAAGCCTTTGTTGGTGTCTCCACCAACGACCAATATAATCTATCATACTTTGTTACAATCTCATCAACTTTAAAAATAAATATTCTGTGCCAAACGATACGTATTGGCGTGTGCTTCTACAATATCAGCAATTTTAGGCGAATAGCCACCTCCCATACTAACCGAAACAGGAATATTATTTTCCTTGCATTCTGTAAAAACAAATAAATCTCGCTCTCGGCAGCCTTGTAAAGTCATTCCTAAACGTCCTAACTTATCAGTCTCTAAAACATCTACACCTGATTGAAAGAATATAAATTGAGGTTTTTGTTCTTCAATAAGTTTAGGTAGGGTTTCTTTCAGAATTTTGAGATAGGTTTTATCATCTGTTCCATCTTCTAATTCAATATCTAAATCTGAATTTTCTTTTTTGTAGGGATAATTTTTTTCTCCGTGCATACTGAATGTAAAAACTCTCTCGTTATTTTCAAAAATCTCTGCCGTTCCGTTGCCTTGATGTACATCCAAATCTACGACCAAAATTTTATCAAAATTATGTTCATCTATCAAATGATATGCACCTAGAGCAATATCATTGAGCAAACAAAATCCTTCGCCATGTTCTGTAAAAGCATGGTGTGTCCCTCCAGCTATATTCATACTAACACCATATTTTAAGGCAAATTCTGTGTTTTGAATTGTTCCTCCAGCAATCGTAATTTCTCTTTCTATTAGCTCGGCAGAAAGAGGAAAGCCTGTTCTTCGTTCTTCTTTTCTTGTAAGGGAAAGATTTTTTAGTTTTTTCCAGTATTCAGATGTGTGCGCTCTTAAAATTTTATCTTCAGAAAGAGGTATTGGTGTAAAAAAATTTTCTTCTTTTGCTGTTCCTTCGTAGATAAGTTGCTCTGGCAAAAGCTCATATTTTTGCATTGGAAAGCGATGATTTGCTGGCAAAGGATGAGCATAAATGGGAGCAAAGGCAATTTTGAGCATTCTTCGAAAATGAACAGTTAAAAATTAACAATGGAAAATTATGTAGCTTAGTAAGCTCTCTCTTCTCATAGAATCTAAACAAAACTAAGACATTGTATTTTTGTTTTTAAATTTCTGCTCCTATCACTAACACATCATCTACTTGTTTATTGAATCCTTTCCAGTTTATAAAAGTGTTTCGAATAATTTTGTATTGTTCTTTAACGTCCTTATCGTGCATAGAAAAGAGTAACTCTCTGAAATTTTTTACCATAAATTTTTTATTTTTTTCTCCTCCAAATTGGTCTTGAAAACCGTCTGTACAAAGCCAAAAGTTAGTTTTATATCCTTCCAATTGTATAGTATGTTTTTCAAATTTTCGTATTTCGTTTTGCTTTGTTTTTCCTCCTATTGTATTTTTGGTTGCTTTTATAGATGTACAAACAAGTTCAGTTGTTACACTTGCATCTAGTGGAGTTTGAACATAGTAAAAAGGGTTCATAGCTCCTGCATATTCTAGTGTTTCAAATTTTGCTTTACCCTTCTCTGTTTTATTTTTTTTAATAGATACAATTGCTCCATCCATTCCATCACGGTTTTGGGTTTGTTCCTGTTGTAAGGACGAATAAACTTTGTTGTGTAACTCTTCTAAAATTAAGTCTGGAGAATATATTTTTTTTACATTGACAATATCGCTCAATATTTGATGAGCTATCATAGACATAAATGCCCCCGGAACGCCATGTCCTGTACAATCAAATGCACCAAAAATTATATGTGTTTTTTTCTCCTCAAAGAAATAAAAGTCCCCACTTACAATATCACGAGGTTTGTAAAAAACAAAAAATGCATCTAAAGCATGAGAAATCCTTTCTTGAAAAGGTAACATTGCTCTTTGGATGGTTTTTGCATAATTTATACTAGAGAGAATGTCTGTTTTTTGCTTGTCTAATTCTTTAACAGTTTTCTCTAAATCTGTTGTTGTATTTGATAAGGCATCCCTTTGTGCTTTAATTTCTT
This portion of the Bernardetia sp. genome encodes:
- a CDS encoding PglZ domain-containing protein, coding for MQRYSILWADDEIELLKPHILFLEKKGYDVTAVNSGTDALEAVEENNFDIVFLDENMPGMSGLETLTAIKTTRPSLPAIMITKSEEEHIMEDAIGAKIADYLIKPVNPNQILLSIKKILDQKRLVTEKTNLSYQQDFRNLSMTFQDDLDFDEWVEAYKKLIYWELEIEDTENQSMQEILESQKEEANISFAKFIQNNYEYWLNDATEDEYPMMSHDIMGEWVFPLLEDKKLNEERPLFFILIDNLRYDQWKIVESLLAEYFTVKEEKVYCSILPTTTAYARNAIFSGLLPLEMAEDHSDIWVEDQDDEGKNNHEEEFLRRQMKEFGFGDTKTTYNKILRNHQGKQLVENFSNLQQNELNVIVYNFVDMLSHARTDTAFVRELAPDEAAYRSVTKSWFLHSPLWDMLKKIAEVNGRLIITTDHGTIRTKRPYKIIGDRNTNTNLRYKQGKNLNYNPKNVLVAKDPEKFFLPRQNVSTSFVFTTEDYFFAYPNNYNHYVKYYKDTFQHGGISLEEMIIPFIELEAK
- a CDS encoding tetratricopeptide repeat protein, producing the protein MKKLFSLLLILCMLYNPSMACLNYFYGTDKDGHTHEMTYVLKDFFYKNFNTQKHLNSLRELNKKLEKEHSYKYLSDYSVTLMKLGKTDIAVDILQVLHYHYPNDYKIVANLGTAYELNSELDSALKYIKKGIKLNPNSHGGSEWIHVKILEAKQKITQNPSYLSQNSILALSETQKNDKEVYTQINIQLRERFPFSSPPNDVMAHLLIELAECSENVESVEYANALYKMVKNYYKYDSDYLDEKIKETQKLKQKYAKEKIENPADTSRETNHDRLTYLSYKQFLQEFPQIKINWNKINTDTDSLLSLAKLKKMPKSIQDKTTTTENNEPKDVEIDTDKNKYEPAIKEKFIHGGINYPFLGLFIVVIVLLIIYFIIRKN
- a CDS encoding TetR/AcrR family transcriptional regulator; protein product: MSNIVIASQSYSLDYLDNKLATLDTREKIIYLGEALFQQFGYNGFSYKHIAQKLGIKNAAIHYHFPSKEDLGIAIIEHARGKLQRWKTKTDELPISATEKLEKYIDGMYGWQIDKGNRVCLMAASGTDFFSIPPTMQEKAQSLGYFIRNMYSEILKEGRENNEFYFEGEPKHQALNILFALQGSLLSARLHGKEVYQIAKNQVFLNLKAKK
- a CDS encoding histone deacetylase, which gives rise to MLKIAFAPIYAHPLPANHRFPMQKYELLPEQLIYEGTAKEENFFTPIPLSEDKILRAHTSEYWKKLKNLSLTRKEERRTGFPLSAELIEREITIAGGTIQNTEFALKYGVSMNIAGGTHHAFTEHGEGFCLLNDIALGAYHLIDEHNFDKILVVDLDVHQGNGTAEIFENNERVFTFSMHGEKNYPYKKENSDLDIELEDGTDDKTYLKILKETLPKLIEEQKPQFIFFQSGVDVLETDKLGRLGMTLQGCRERDLFVFTECKENNIPVSVSMGGGYSPKIADIVEAHANTYRLAQNIYF
- a CDS encoding alpha/beta hydrolase → MNIILQQLLKKPFFGNFFVQNWENPLPSIEQEQWKEINFLNPDGFILKGLFAPALTHEPKASILCVPPMLKSSKGYFLSSGIANFLRKNGYNVFLIDLNGFGESQNGSFDFPADVLAATKVLEELTPSLPLGYFGISQGAAWGICALANPTHSFETAIFEAPLTSLPEFWKHYPLAAKVLKVMQFIDPVTEKEKLRPINKISHLKNLKNILLMYGDKDIHTPIEMGKRFKDKANVDTELFIFENAAHLEPIKKYQGLYFEKVVNHFDTTFAPSNTIRSEEYYFDTELTY